From the Candidatus Micrarchaeota archaeon genome, the window TTCTGGACTGCAGGGTACAGCAACGGAAGTGTTGGTCCAAGAGACGAGAAAACATTGCAGAATTACATACGAAAACAAGATATATCTATGCAAACAACACTTACCTGAATGATACCACGACCTTTAGGTCGTGGAGAAGGTCATTTTATCTTCAGTTGTCGGCTCCGCTAATACTGCACTTAGTTCTTCATCAGACGGCGGTTTTGAAGGCAACCTCATTTATGCACCTAACTACTAATTTAGTAGTAATTAGTAGTTATTAGTATATGAAGGTTCAGGTATATAAATCTTACTACTAATTTAGTATCTATTAGTAGTTATTAGTAATAGGAATTTTGTAGTGCAGTGGCTATGCAGAAAAATCCCTCTCCATTATTTGCCTTTAGCGTGCCTATGTCCGTTTAGGGAGGCCTGTCAGGATTGCTCAGTAGGCCTTTGCGAAATAGGCAACATTCACCGCTTCCTTGCCGCAATGCACGCATTTCCCGAAGGTTTTCTCGTTCTCAAGCCTTATGAGCCTGCATGTAGCGCCCGTTTCCTCCTTTATGAGCCTCTCGCACTCATCAGAGCCGCACCAGTTGGCCCTTATGAAGCCCTTCCTGGCCTCAAGCGCCCTCTTGAAGCCATCGTAGGACTTTACGCTGGTTATGCCCTTCCTGAGCCTTTTCCTTGCACTGGAGAACAACGCCTTCTGAATTGATCTCAATTCTGACCTTGCCTTCCTGATTAGGTCCTCCTCCTTCACTGTCGTTTTCTCGGAAGTGTCCCTCCTTGCAATCACAACCTGCCTGCCGTCTATGTCGCGCGGCCCTATCTCTATCCTGAGCGGAACCCCCCTGAGCTCCCACTCGTTGAACTTCCAGCCGGGGGTATAGCCGTCCCTTTTGTCAAGCATTGCCCTGAAGCCCCTGCTCGTGAGCTTTTTGAGTATCATATTGGAGTGCATTAGCACCCTGTCCTTGGTGTCGTCCCTGTATATCGGCACGATCACTATCTCAAGCGGTGCAACTTTCGGGGGCACTATGAGCCCCTTGTCGTCCCCGTGCGTCATTACAAGCCCGCCGAGGAGCCTTGTTGATATGCCCCATGATGTTGTATATGGGTTCTCCTCCTTGCTTTCCGCATTAAGGAACTTTACGCCAAACGGCTTTGAGAAATTCTGCCCAAGGTAATGGGATGTGCCGCACTGCAGCGC encodes:
- the proS gene encoding proline--tRNA ligase, coding for MTAGKDANFPEWYSQVVLKAGLADYAPVKGSIAFRPESYEIWEGIQRIFDRMIKDTGHRNVYMPLLVPARLLELEGEHFEGFNPEVYWVTKSGNSDLGEKLAIRPTSETIFYYFFAKWIRSWRDLPMLLNQWCNVLRSEIKDTKPFTRTSEFLWQEGHTAHSTPDEAEKEVMMIAEFYRDVMENYLAIPVLVGKKSDREKFAGAVYTVTLEALMPDGKALQCGTSHYLGQNFSKPFGVKFLNAESKEENPYTTSWGISTRLLGGLVMTHGDDKGLIVPPKVAPLEIVIVPIYRDDTKDRVLMHSNMILKKLTSRGFRAMLDKRDGYTPGWKFNEWELRGVPLRIEIGPRDIDGRQVVIARRDTSEKTTVKEEDLIRKARSELRSIQKALFSSARKRLRKGITSVKSYDGFKRALEARKGFIRANWCGSDECERLIKEETGATCRLIRLENEKTFGKCVHCGKEAVNVAYFAKAY